In a genomic window of Pseudomonas putida:
- a CDS encoding AraC family transcriptional regulator — translation MTKLVRAAVLTNYLEVTQYLSFNPRDVLAGVGLSKAQLQAPEHRIPIDAAVRLLEDSAAASGCQNFGLSMAESRQLSDFGVVSLLLSHQRTLRDALRVVVNYRHLMNDSLAIFIEEAGKMVIIREEVVTETPMPSRQATELALGVMFRLCSALLGSHWHPYSVNFTHQAPENLQMHRRLFNCNLEFGSEFNGIVCSDASLDLPNPNADPAMARYAQSYLDSLQSNEGASMLFEVRKAIYLLLPMGRATIEQVAQSQGMNVRTLQRRLKDDGCAFNDVINDVRRDLVLRYLDNPNYSLSRIADMLGYSMASSFTRWFISQFGMPPAAWRASHKQSKGSAAAPES, via the coding sequence ATGACCAAGCTTGTACGCGCCGCTGTCTTGACCAACTACCTGGAGGTCACTCAGTACCTGTCGTTCAACCCGCGTGATGTATTGGCGGGCGTAGGCCTGAGCAAGGCCCAGCTGCAAGCTCCCGAACACCGCATACCCATCGATGCCGCCGTGCGATTGCTGGAAGACTCGGCCGCTGCCAGCGGCTGCCAGAACTTCGGCCTGAGCATGGCCGAATCGCGTCAGCTGTCGGACTTCGGCGTGGTCAGCCTGCTGCTCAGTCATCAGCGCACGCTGCGCGATGCCTTGCGAGTGGTGGTCAACTACCGGCACCTGATGAACGACTCGCTGGCGATCTTCATCGAGGAAGCCGGCAAGATGGTGATCATTCGCGAGGAGGTGGTGACCGAGACGCCGATGCCCAGCCGCCAGGCAACGGAGCTGGCCCTGGGGGTGATGTTTCGCCTGTGCTCCGCCCTGCTCGGCTCTCACTGGCACCCCTACAGCGTCAACTTCACCCACCAGGCCCCCGAGAACCTGCAAATGCATCGGCGCCTGTTCAACTGCAACCTGGAGTTCGGCAGCGAGTTCAACGGCATCGTCTGCTCCGATGCCAGTCTCGACTTGCCCAACCCCAACGCCGACCCGGCCATGGCGCGCTACGCCCAGAGCTATCTCGATTCGCTGCAGAGCAACGAAGGCGCCTCGATGCTGTTCGAGGTGCGCAAGGCCATCTACCTGCTGCTGCCCATGGGCCGCGCCACCATCGAACAGGTCGCCCAAAGCCAGGGCATGAACGTGCGCACCCTGCAACGTCGCCTCAAGGACGACGGCTGTGCCTTCAACGACGTGATCAACGATGTGCGCCGCGACCTGGTGCTGCGTTACCTGGACAACCCGAACTACTCCCTCAGCCGCATCGCCGACATGCTCGGTTATTCCATGGCCAGCTCCTTCACCCGCTGGTTCATCAGCCAGTTCGGGATGCCCCCGGCGGCTTGGCGGGCTTCGCATAAGCAGTCCAAGGGTTCGGCTGCTGCGCCTGAGTCCTGA